Proteins encoded within one genomic window of Pseudomonas cannabina:
- the hopD1 gene encoding type III secretion system effector HopD1, with protein sequence MNPLQSIQHNITTPPISGGQPLDAVGPQAQQSHPESISLSQLSDSAHQALNALASSSASAEHQSIASLVLNALLDGTLQFQSSNDMQVTYQAPICLPDDTDTVRADHLINNELTVQARLNDQSEYDIVSAHLHGSSKAISFDVPSPPPAHGSASSVLSERTHLGMSRVLSQDAVDSSSLETPLLSSPDHSRPPSQPKPVHIGSVRRDSGSLVSDNPVVQALLSFAQADQAFPPQAASIAGVQLEMRPRRDIEKALEEFKGAFTVEKAQLMSGANSSERVDEDVNADIHIPLLLKAIERGAAAFGPNASIGQNSAKAFLASCAPKITSNDDVLSEFINQKLKGDDDLQVRLGAQELLHVATKKEFQLGGLAGSIGVSSILGSAWELGASELLKNAIFGKNFSPSQYALQLAGIDSVPPLIIESMDTMCVLAIIKGMKGEEWSMSDLLPKALKAGAISSVVSFPNNVLQYAGFKSRVGDLAANSVTTEGAIFGAASGIPPEVKESEELMRAGLFQSMKDGVMAHPGEGVDTKKTIERMTRHALDIAPGESTAVKSMGLASIVGMIPLIASNKATGLLSEQVLRIFRSAVFNPIEAIALNALALGGRVNVPGLFDSDNAKHARVVQTILARASQHMEAGDRDISAEELHQMLAPRSEFLRHVGSAIVNGMNASFEAIPALVRKLGYGEAPLAERIPYQDLAVPDTSRQPAP encoded by the coding sequence ATGAATCCTCTACAATCTATTCAACACAACATTACAACTCCCCCAATCAGTGGCGGTCAGCCATTAGACGCGGTGGGCCCTCAGGCCCAGCAATCCCATCCTGAAAGTATTTCACTTTCTCAATTGAGCGACAGCGCTCACCAAGCTCTCAACGCTCTAGCAAGCTCCTCAGCTAGTGCCGAACACCAAAGCATTGCATCATTGGTACTCAACGCTCTGCTGGATGGCACACTTCAATTTCAATCCAGTAACGACATGCAAGTAACCTATCAAGCGCCAATCTGTCTGCCAGATGATACCGATACCGTAAGAGCCGACCACTTGATTAATAACGAGCTGACGGTTCAGGCCCGATTAAATGATCAGTCGGAGTACGACATCGTCAGCGCACATTTGCATGGCTCTTCGAAAGCCATATCCTTCGACGTACCCAGCCCCCCGCCCGCACATGGTTCAGCATCTTCTGTCTTGAGTGAACGGACCCATCTAGGTATGAGTCGCGTTCTCTCACAAGATGCAGTAGACAGCAGTAGCCTGGAAACTCCGTTACTGAGCTCGCCAGACCATTCTCGTCCGCCATCACAGCCAAAGCCCGTGCATATCGGGTCGGTCCGCAGGGACTCTGGTAGCCTTGTTTCCGATAACCCGGTAGTGCAGGCCCTGCTATCGTTTGCGCAGGCCGACCAGGCATTTCCACCACAGGCCGCGAGCATTGCCGGGGTCCAGCTGGAAATGCGGCCACGTCGGGATATTGAGAAAGCACTTGAGGAATTCAAAGGCGCCTTCACTGTGGAGAAGGCGCAACTGATGTCCGGTGCCAACTCGTCGGAGCGTGTAGATGAGGATGTCAACGCAGACATCCATATCCCCTTATTGCTCAAGGCCATCGAGCGGGGGGCTGCGGCATTTGGTCCAAACGCATCAATCGGCCAGAATAGCGCGAAAGCGTTTCTCGCCTCATGTGCTCCCAAGATCACGTCCAATGACGATGTCCTCTCCGAGTTCATCAACCAGAAACTCAAGGGGGACGACGATCTTCAGGTTCGCCTGGGCGCACAGGAATTGTTGCATGTAGCCACCAAGAAGGAATTCCAGCTCGGCGGTCTAGCCGGCAGCATCGGGGTCAGCAGCATACTCGGCTCGGCATGGGAGCTTGGCGCTTCTGAGCTGTTGAAAAATGCCATCTTCGGCAAAAATTTCTCACCGAGCCAATATGCCCTGCAATTGGCTGGAATCGATTCAGTGCCTCCTTTGATTATCGAGTCCATGGACACCATGTGCGTACTTGCCATCATCAAGGGCATGAAAGGTGAGGAGTGGTCCATGAGCGATCTACTTCCCAAGGCGTTGAAGGCCGGTGCCATTTCCTCGGTGGTGTCATTCCCCAATAATGTTTTGCAGTATGCAGGTTTCAAATCCAGAGTCGGCGATCTTGCGGCAAACTCAGTGACAACTGAAGGGGCCATCTTTGGCGCCGCCTCCGGTATTCCACCCGAGGTCAAGGAAAGTGAAGAGCTGATGCGTGCTGGCTTATTCCAGAGCATGAAGGACGGCGTGATGGCTCATCCAGGCGAGGGGGTGGACACCAAAAAGACGATTGAGCGGATGACGCGCCATGCGCTGGATATCGCTCCGGGCGAAAGCACCGCTGTCAAGTCCATGGGGCTGGCATCGATTGTCGGGATGATTCCACTGATTGCCAGCAACAAGGCAACCGGGCTGCTGTCGGAACAGGTACTGCGTATTTTCCGGAGCGCCGTCTTCAATCCAATCGAAGCCATCGCTCTGAACGCGTTGGCGCTTGGCGGGCGTGTCAACGTTCCCGGGCTATTTGATTCCGACAATGCCAAGCATGCACGCGTGGTACAAACCATCCTTGCGCGGGCCAGCCAGCACATGGAAGCTGGAGACCGTGACATTTCCGCAGAGGAGCTACATCAAATGCTGGCTCCCCGGAGCGAGTTCCTGCGCCATGTGGGATCTGCGATTGTCAACGGCATGAATGCCAGCTTTGAGGCAATTCCCGCCCTGGTTCGGAAGCTTGGATACGGTGAGGCTCCATTGGCCGAACGTATTCCGTATCAAGACCTGGCTGTGCCCGACACGTCGCGGCAGCCCGCACCCTGA
- the xopQ gene encoding type III secretion system effector XopQ, whose amino-acid sequence MNQGLQSVAGTKNRINQRLPKDTWFFTDPNKDPDDVVTYTLGKQLQAEGFVHITDVVATLGDAEVRSQRAEMAKGVFNKLELHDVHVSRGRDYAMNSLQSKEHAKFLLEGHALRAGPGEIHRDSLQDMSRRLARAPHGVGIVVIAGMSDINALITTCPDMVRKRVDDITIMGGVEPLKDADGFVQPDARAYNNATDMDAARSLYRKAQELGIPLRIVTKEAAYKTAVSPSFYEGIAGSGHPVGHYLRDVQKSALKGLWEGIQAGLLPGLDDSWFFRTFMPNAQIEAAQLDKNKESSFEDIWPKVTKLNLYDPLTLLASVPGAAKLLFKPKAIHTEGFGVVEQVGPDDVTHPEKAKLLMSALAKSALVQSTVAPD is encoded by the coding sequence ATAAATCAAGGCCTCCAGAGCGTTGCAGGGACGAAAAATCGAATAAATCAGCGCCTCCCTAAGGATACGTGGTTTTTCACTGATCCTAACAAGGACCCGGATGATGTCGTGACCTACACCTTGGGCAAGCAATTGCAGGCTGAGGGCTTTGTGCACATCACGGACGTAGTGGCAACACTGGGTGATGCTGAAGTTCGCTCTCAACGTGCCGAGATGGCCAAAGGCGTGTTCAACAAGCTTGAGTTGCATGACGTGCATGTGTCGCGTGGTCGGGATTACGCAATGAATTCGCTTCAGTCGAAGGAACATGCCAAATTTTTACTGGAAGGTCATGCTTTAAGGGCTGGACCTGGTGAAATACACCGCGACAGCTTGCAGGACATGAGCAGGCGCCTGGCCCGTGCGCCACATGGAGTCGGTATTGTCGTAATTGCAGGCATGAGTGATATCAATGCGCTCATCACTACCTGCCCAGATATGGTGCGCAAACGGGTTGATGACATCACCATCATGGGCGGCGTCGAGCCTTTAAAGGACGCAGATGGTTTTGTACAGCCTGATGCACGCGCTTACAACAATGCGACCGACATGGACGCTGCGCGCAGTCTTTATCGGAAAGCGCAGGAGCTTGGCATTCCACTTCGTATAGTGACAAAGGAGGCGGCCTATAAAACGGCGGTTTCGCCTTCATTTTACGAAGGGATAGCGGGGAGCGGACATCCAGTAGGCCACTACCTGAGAGACGTTCAGAAGAGTGCGTTGAAAGGCCTCTGGGAAGGTATTCAAGCTGGATTGCTTCCCGGGTTGGATGACTCATGGTTCTTTCGGACGTTCATGCCGAATGCACAGATTGAAGCAGCACAACTGGATAAAAATAAAGAGAGTTCGTTTGAAGATATCTGGCCTAAGGTGACGAAGCTAAACCTGTATGATCCTCTGACATTACTGGCCTCAGTGCCAGGGGCGGCAAAACTGCTATTTAAACCAAAAGCTATACACACAGAAGGATTTGGTGTTGTAGAGCAAGTAGGTCCAGATGATGTGACGCATCCAGAGAAAGCAAAGTTATTGATGTCCGCTTTAGCCAAATCTGCGCTTGTCCAGTCGACGGTAGCCCCAGATTGA